Proteins from one Microtus pennsylvanicus isolate mMicPen1 chromosome 7, mMicPen1.hap1, whole genome shotgun sequence genomic window:
- the Zap70 gene encoding tyrosine-protein kinase ZAP-70 has protein sequence MPDPAAHLPFFYGSISRAEAEEHLKLAGMADGLFLLRQCLRSLGGYVLSLVHDVRFHHFPIERQLNGTYAIAGGKAHCGPAELCQFYSQDPDGLPCNLRKPCNRPPGLEPQPGVFDCLRDAMVRDYVRQTWKLEGDALEQAIISQAPQVEKLIATTAHERMPWYHSSLTREEAERKLYSGPQTDGKFLLRPRKEQGTYALSLIYGKTVYHYLISQDKAGKFCIPEGTKFDTLWQLVEYLKLKADGLIYRLKEVCPNSSASAGAAAAPTLPAHPSTFTQPQRRVDTLNSDGYTPEPALAASPDKPRPMPMDTSVYESPYSDPEELKNKKLFLKRENLLVADIELGCGNFGSVRQGVYRMRKKQIDVAIKVLKHSTEKADKDEMMREAEIMHQLDNPYIVRLIGVCQAEALMLVMEMAGGGPLHKFLLGKKEEIPVSNVAELLHQVAMGMKYLEEKNFVHRDLAARNVLLVNRHYAKISDFGLSKALGADDSYYTARSAGKWPLKWYAPECINFRKFSSRSDVWSYGVTMWEAFSYGQKPYKKMKGPEVLDFIKQGKRMECPPECPPEMYSLMSDCWTYNWEDRPDFQTVEQRMRNYYYSLASKAEGSPQCGQAAEAACG, from the exons ATGCCCGACCCCGCGGCGCACCTGCCCTTCTTCTATGGCAGCATCTCGCGCGCCGAGGCCGAGGAGCACCTGAAGCTGGCAGGCATGGCTGACGGGCTGTTCCTGTTGCGCCAGTGCCTGCGCTCGCTGGGGGGCTACGTGCTGTCGCTGGTGCACGACGTGCGCTTCCACCACTTTCCCATCGAGCGCCAACTCAACGGCACCTACGCCATCGCGGGCGGGAAGGCGCACTGCGGCCCAGCCGAGCTCTGCCAGTTCTACTCGCAAGACCCCGACGGGCTGCCCTGCAACCTACGTAAACCATGCAACCGGCCGCCAGGCCTGGAGCCGCAGCCTGGGGTCTTCGACTGCCTGCGCGATGCCATGGTGCGCGACTACGTGCGCCAGACCTGGAAGCTGGAG gGTGATGCACTGGAACAGGCCATCATCAGCCAGGCCCCACAGGTGGAGAAGCTCATTGCCACCACAGCCCATGAGCGGATGCCCTGGTACCACAGCAGCCTGACTCGCGAGGAGGCCGAACGCAAACTCTATTCTGGCCCGCAGACAGACGGCAAGTTCCT GCTGAGGCCCCGGAAGGAGCAGGGTACATACGCACTGTCCCTGATCTATGGGAAAACCGTGTACCACTATCTCATCAGCCAGGACAAGGCGGGAAAGTTCTGCATCCCTGAGGGTACCAAGTTTGACACTCTCTGGCAG CTGGTGGAGTACCTGAAGCTGAAGGCGGACGGGCTTATTTATCGCTTGAAGGAGGTCTGCCCCAACAGCAGCGCCAGCGCTGGAG ctgctgctgcccCCACCCTCCCAGCCCACCCGTCCACATTCACTCAG CCTCAGAGACGAGTTGACACCCTGAACTCGGATGGATATACCCCTGAACCAG CTCTTGCGGCGTCCCCAGACAAGCCACGGCCGATGCCCATGGACACAAGCGTCTATGAGAGTCCCTACAGTGACCCTGAGGAGCTCAAGAACAAGAAGCTCTTCCTGAAGCGCGAGAACCTCCTTGTGGCTGATATTGAACTTGGCTGTGGCAACTTTGGCTCAGTGCGCCAGGGAGTCTACCGGATGCGCAA GAAGCAGATCGATGTGGCCATCAAGGTGTTGAAGCACAGTACGGAGAAGGCCGACAAGGACGAGATGATGCGAGAGGCCGAGATTATGCACCAGCTCGACAACCCCTACATCGTGCGGCTCATTGGCGTGTGCCAGGCGGAGGCACTCATGTTGGTCATGGAGATGGCTGGCGGCGGGCCCCTTCACAAGTTCCTGCTTGGAAAGAA GGAGGAGATCCCCGTCAGCAATGTGGCTGAACTGCTGCACCAGGTAGCCATGGGCATGAAGTATCTGGAAGAGAAGAACTTCGTGCACCGTGACCTGGCAGCCCGGAATGTTCTACTGGTCAATCGGCACTATGCCAAGATCAGTGACTTTGGCCTGTCCAAGGCACTAGGTGCTGATGACAGCTATTACACG GCCCGTTCCGCGGGGAAGTGGCCCCTGAAGTGGTACGCACCAGAATGTATCAACTTCCGAAAGTTCTCCAGCCGCAGCGACGTCTGGAGCTATGGGGTCACCATGTGGGAGGCCTTCTCCTATGGCCAGAAGCCCTACAAA AAAATGAAGGGCCCCGAGGTCCTGGACTTCATCAAGCAGGGGAAGAGGATGGAATGCCCGCCAGAGTGTCCACCCGAAATGTACTCACTTATGAGCGACTGCTGGACCTACAA CTGGGAGGACCGCCCTGACTTCCAGACCGTGGAACAACGCATGCGCAACTATTACTACAGCCTGGCCAGCAAGGCCGAGGGATCCCCACAGTGTGGGCAGGCGGCTGAGGCTGCATGTGGCTGA